The Pyrobaculum sp. 3827-6 genome has a segment encoding these proteins:
- a CDS encoding ATPase domain-containing protein, which translates to MPKKAEAPEECQQYRGPKREDVVRLCAELGGLRHLAVKNVVELAQMLELEDDLEKAEEVLASIRRAAGVGARVVPVSEAVKTYAAAEVLKTHVSEFDEKTPWGGLRFGYIYGLAGEYGAGKSMFAIQASVLAALAGKRVVYIDTEGALNLSLFERVAKRFGSDLTALSDRLHITQVIDPVDLKEVLLSLRAVDVVVVDSMVSHALRAQFRGRERLAARQQLLAYFLDILRRMAAVYGTLSILTDQVIDVPDFFSSKRPAGGNVLLHGVHALFLMRRPNKQKAEGVMIPLDVPGMAPTTEIRYEIRDDGLY; encoded by the coding sequence GTGCCTAAGAAGGCGGAGGCTCCCGAGGAGTGCCAGCAGTATAGGGGGCCGAAGAGGGAGGACGTGGTTAGGCTGTGTGCGGAGCTGGGGGGGCTGAGGCACCTCGCGGTTAAGAACGTCGTCGAGCTGGCGCAGATGCTGGAGCTGGAGGACGACCTAGAGAAGGCCGAGGAGGTCCTGGCCTCGATAAGGAGAGCGGCGGGCGTCGGGGCGAGGGTTGTGCCGGTGTCTGAGGCTGTGAAGACCTACGCCGCGGCCGAGGTGTTGAAGACTCATGTGAGCGAATTTGACGAGAAGACGCCTTGGGGCGGCCTGCGCTTCGGCTACATCTACGGGCTGGCCGGGGAGTACGGGGCGGGGAAGTCCATGTTTGCAATTCAAGCCTCCGTGCTGGCGGCCCTCGCCGGCAAACGCGTTGTCTATATCGACACCGAGGGTGCGCTGAACCTCTCGCTGTTTGAACGCGTAGCCAAGAGATTCGGCTCCGACTTGACCGCGCTGTCTGACAGGCTACACATCACCCAGGTCATCGACCCGGTGGATTTGAAGGAAGTCCTCCTCTCGCTTAGGGCCGTGGACGTGGTTGTGGTGGACTCCATGGTGTCGCACGCTCTACGTGCGCAGTTCCGCGGCCGGGAGAGGCTTGCCGCCCGTCAGCAACTGCTGGCTTACTTCCTTGACATACTCCGCAGAATGGCCGCCGTCTACGGCACCCTGTCGATACTAACGGACCAGGTTATCGACGTGCCGGACTTTTTCAGTAGCAAGAGGCCTGCCGGCGGCAACGTCTTGCTTCACGGAGTCCACGCGTTGTTTCTCATGAGGAGGCCTAACAAGCAGAAGGCTGAGGGCGTGATGATTCCGCTGGACGTCCCCGGCATGGCGCCCACCACGGAAATCCGCTACGAGATTCGAGATGACGGCCTCTACTAG
- a CDS encoding type IV secretory system conjugative DNA transfer family protein, translating into MTLYTQLFRLVTAVEGNALITGLPGTGKTSFVKWSLRDVPSDYAVVVYDTAGDFRNCDFAGRFSVNPLDLPTPRVVEILEESLAATYGEYPYLLTPAMAELLHRTVEKGAHTLSQVRRGVLDVAEPHEMDTAYALRRRLVHFDGPQFEKTDVPIRHGASTCVDVSGLDRVGRLAYVLAHLELTRDVKNVIYVVDEAHRFLAFTSRYSLLTDHLRTGRSRGRFFVLVSHSYREFQRHVGYVKMVVRFPDWDLDESKTTPLQPSEAFITVRAASLRSAEALAKLLPLRGTWAQFRITVPPYAERPTA; encoded by the coding sequence ATGACTCTCTACACCCAGCTCTTCAGACTTGTCACGGCTGTTGAGGGCAACGCCTTGATTACGGGGCTTCCCGGCACTGGCAAGACCTCTTTCGTCAAGTGGTCTCTCCGCGATGTTCCCAGCGACTACGCCGTGGTGGTTTACGACACGGCCGGCGACTTTAGGAACTGCGATTTCGCGGGGAGGTTTTCGGTAAACCCCCTAGACCTCCCCACGCCGCGCGTCGTGGAGATTTTGGAGGAGAGCCTCGCGGCCACGTACGGCGAATATCCCTATCTGCTGACTCCCGCGATGGCCGAGCTTCTACACAGAACGGTTGAGAAAGGCGCACACACCCTTTCGCAGGTTAGGCGCGGCGTCTTAGATGTGGCCGAGCCTCACGAGATGGACACAGCCTACGCCTTGCGTAGGCGTCTAGTCCACTTCGACGGTCCTCAGTTCGAGAAGACGGACGTACCCATCCGGCACGGAGCCTCGACCTGCGTCGACGTCTCGGGGCTGGATAGAGTGGGGAGGCTGGCCTACGTGCTGGCGCATCTAGAGCTTACGCGCGACGTGAAGAACGTCATCTACGTAGTAGACGAGGCCCACCGATTCCTGGCATTCACGTCGAGGTACTCCCTCCTCACTGACCACCTACGCACCGGGAGAAGCCGCGGCCGCTTCTTTGTCTTGGTTTCCCACTCCTATAGAGAATTCCAGCGCCACGTCGGCTACGTCAAGATGGTTGTGAGATTCCCAGACTGGGACTTGGACGAGTCTAAAACAACGCCTCTCCAGCCCTCGGAGGCTTTTATAACGGTTAGGGCCGCCTCTCTCCGCTCGGCTGAGGCGTTGGCTAAGCTTCTGCCTCTACGCGGGACCTGGGCCCAGTTCCGCATCACCGTGCCTCCCTATGCAGAGAGACCCACTGCGTAG
- a CDS encoding ATP-binding protein: MNYYDKTLALFGLSLLAIAIMAKAYPPLALLAVLPVVAWGEEVLVWIHTRVAPLEPLRVAHREPGVEAAFDPRRGLYHVFWRAEPIHSVYGISAAPRLHEMYAKLSLRRGEWVAYFVWGDRKYIRYTARRLAPERLRQVELILKEYYVLNKAEPWLSSRKQPGRWPYLTALLFIPLALISSGWFLLAIPLWLFVYRRVRRWYRVPYLLLSLSHVSRASFLPASREMLEAMASAEAAAFGMMEKWAVAFTDMPPEVVHKKFVKVYEGRDTGKRLIRIRELSEFVERMARYNERPILLYPYGSKDLHSIYMTQDWIATYDFWALRNGVKALSHDLSRFPMFYGGKLLAVGREVVLAYDRFGRPVSVDLDALPTVHGVVIGASGLGKSWTVGSWLGVLAEAGVDVVVVDPHGDYLKWAVLHGAQVVEVPEELPSDMPEVLSRSMWFRRLAGEYGLDAGENAEAVKAVLERMASMAGYSPRFVDVGGRHVVFSVYKARKDAALQAFFYGVLLVYLLAKHVDERVERVRTVIVFDEARLISKRGVPGYSTLSSMLEEIVMGGRKYGLAIWFVLQLETQLEHDLLRSASVQLLFGGGEDVVKPLAHVLYLDEADTAYLLTTVTPREASLSGQPYAMAIMRIKPRNLKYHVKIPLDPRLK, encoded by the coding sequence ATGAACTACTACGACAAGACCCTTGCGCTGTTCGGCCTGTCGCTCTTGGCGATAGCGATTATGGCCAAGGCGTATCCGCCTCTGGCGTTATTGGCGGTACTGCCCGTGGTGGCGTGGGGTGAGGAGGTGCTTGTGTGGATTCACACGAGGGTCGCCCCTCTGGAGCCTCTTCGCGTGGCTCATAGAGAGCCGGGGGTGGAGGCGGCTTTCGACCCCCGCCGCGGGCTCTACCACGTCTTCTGGCGCGCCGAGCCTATACACTCGGTATACGGCATATCCGCGGCGCCGAGGTTGCACGAAATGTACGCAAAGCTGTCGCTGAGGAGAGGCGAGTGGGTGGCGTACTTCGTCTGGGGAGACCGCAAATACATACGCTACACCGCGAGGCGGCTGGCGCCGGAGAGGCTTAGGCAGGTAGAGCTAATCCTCAAAGAGTACTACGTCCTCAACAAGGCGGAGCCCTGGCTCTCCAGCAGAAAGCAGCCGGGGAGGTGGCCCTACCTAACCGCCCTTTTGTTCATCCCCCTGGCCTTAATTTCAAGCGGCTGGTTTCTGCTGGCGATACCGCTGTGGCTGTTTGTCTATAGACGGGTTAGGAGGTGGTACAGAGTGCCGTACCTCCTCCTCTCGCTGTCGCACGTCTCCCGGGCCTCCTTCCTGCCGGCGTCTCGGGAGATGCTGGAGGCCATGGCGTCTGCGGAGGCCGCCGCCTTCGGAATGATGGAGAAGTGGGCGGTGGCCTTCACAGACATGCCCCCAGAGGTAGTCCACAAAAAGTTCGTCAAGGTCTACGAGGGTAGGGACACGGGGAAGCGGCTGATTAGGATTAGGGAGCTCTCCGAATTCGTGGAGAGGATGGCTAGGTACAACGAGAGGCCCATCCTCCTCTACCCATACGGCTCCAAAGACCTCCACTCCATATACATGACCCAGGACTGGATAGCCACATACGACTTCTGGGCGTTGAGAAACGGGGTGAAGGCCCTCAGCCACGACCTCTCCCGCTTCCCCATGTTCTACGGAGGGAAGCTCCTGGCGGTGGGGAGGGAGGTGGTGCTGGCCTACGACAGATTCGGCAGGCCGGTCTCCGTCGACCTAGACGCCCTCCCCACCGTCCACGGCGTTGTCATAGGCGCCTCCGGCCTCGGCAAGTCCTGGACTGTGGGTAGCTGGCTCGGGGTTTTGGCAGAGGCTGGCGTAGACGTGGTGGTGGTGGACCCCCACGGGGACTACTTGAAGTGGGCTGTGTTGCACGGGGCGCAGGTGGTGGAGGTGCCGGAGGAGCTTCCGTCGGACATGCCGGAGGTGCTGTCCAGGTCTATGTGGTTTAGGAGGCTGGCGGGGGAGTACGGGCTGGATGCGGGGGAGAACGCGGAGGCTGTGAAGGCGGTGCTGGAGCGGATGGCTTCTATGGCTGGCTACAGCCCCCGCTTTGTGGACGTCGGCGGGAGGCACGTGGTCTTCAGCGTGTACAAGGCTAGGAAGGACGCGGCGCTGCAGGCCTTCTTCTACGGAGTTTTGCTGGTGTACCTCCTCGCAAAGCACGTGGATGAGAGGGTGGAGAGGGTGAGGACCGTCATTGTCTTTGACGAGGCTAGGCTGATCTCTAAGAGGGGCGTGCCGGGCTACTCCACACTCTCTTCTATGCTTGAGGAGATTGTGATGGGCGGGAGGAAGTACGGGCTGGCCATTTGGTTTGTCCTCCAGCTGGAGACTCAGCTGGAGCATGACCTGTTGCGGAGCGCCTCTGTCCAGCTCCTCTTCGGCGGGGGCGAGGACGTTGTCAAGCCGCTGGCCCACGTCCTCTACCTAGACGAGGCAGACACCGCCTACCTTCTGACCACGGTTACGCCGAGGGAGGCCTCCCTCTCGGGACAGCCCTACGCCATGGCCATCATGCGCATAAAACCCCGCAACTTGAAATACCACGTCAAAATACCCCTAGACCCGCGGCTAAAATGA
- a CDS encoding AAA family ATPase has translation MRTVKTAVVYSLDGGVGKTTLATVMSIAKGFTLVIDADWEKAELSQLFRVPRRPGWVAPFQGKQIYVHQVNPTLYILPGYDAVELYQKDQSVVKELELALLEWIEYLPQFVDKTKLPVDTVVIDTTPALRTELLESLQKLGLYTVFVGDGRMLSKVSDVKAEQYNRYTGFASAVVINQIDRSEVLQARRITPYVLRHVGHIRQYHADSVAAAILRDRENRRSVEELLTKIKS, from the coding sequence AAAACCGCCGTCGTCTACTCCCTAGACGGAGGCGTGGGGAAGACCACACTGGCCACCGTGATGTCAATAGCCAAAGGCTTCACCCTCGTCATAGACGCAGACTGGGAGAAGGCCGAGCTCTCCCAACTCTTCAGAGTCCCCAGGAGGCCCGGCTGGGTCGCCCCCTTTCAAGGGAAGCAGATATACGTTCACCAAGTCAACCCCACGCTGTACATACTGCCGGGATACGACGCGGTGGAACTTTACCAAAAAGACCAGTCTGTTGTGAAGGAGCTGGAGCTGGCGCTCCTTGAGTGGATAGAGTACCTCCCCCAGTTCGTCGACAAGACGAAACTACCAGTAGACACCGTCGTCATCGACACCACCCCGGCGCTGAGGACGGAGCTTCTGGAGAGCCTCCAGAAGCTTGGGTTGTACACAGTGTTTGTGGGAGACGGCCGCATGTTGTCGAAGGTCTCAGACGTCAAGGCCGAGCAGTACAACAGGTACACCGGCTTCGCGTCGGCTGTTGTCATCAACCAGATAGACAGGTCGGAGGTGTTGCAGGCGAGGCGCATAACCCCCTACGTGCTGAGGCACGTCGGCCACATTAGGCAGTACCACGCAGACAGCGTAGCCGCCGCCATTCTGCGGGATAGAGAAAACCGCCGCTCGGTAGAGGAGTTGTTAACTAAAATCAAAAGCTAA